A region from the Triticum aestivum cultivar Chinese Spring chromosome 3D, IWGSC CS RefSeq v2.1, whole genome shotgun sequence genome encodes:
- the LOC123075513 gene encoding F-box protein At5g49610-like, producing the protein MAEAASAAGATPLLPGLPDEISIWEILVRLPPKLLLRCRAVCPAWRRATSARDFLLAHHARQPALPLLYCRSGNGSSIDIIPCDHQAADELRSVARLDGAPGIFLQACCDGLLILGTWNKTDEGYAMMASICNPVTRQYAPVHQLDGFTFLGMYPHCPTDEYRLLLYLAPRFKDDAQSGSYIFTLGSDQPPRHIGCRDAKELLHSPRSVHFHGSLHWHTERLIMVFDTTSESFRQMRSPIVPDHVIGDLFEMSDMLGMFSLNAEETIVDIWVMLDYESQVWASKGRVELPISGIRLQLEKFDTWLDLVAASWNGDDVLMMVKFEDDSLLQIDIDGKLVASLHRRLLYPTRLRLKQSLVSHTFFPTLEGYVVNALPFI; encoded by the coding sequence ATGGCGGAGGCCGCAAGTGCAGCTGGAGCGACGCCACTACTCCCTGGCCTCCCCGATGAGATCTCCATCTGGGAGATTCTCGTCCGCCTGCCCCCCAAActcctcctccgctgccgcgccgtcTGCCCCGCCTGGCGCCGCGCCACCTCCGCCCGCGACTTCCTCCTCGCCCACCACGCCCGCCAGcccgccctccccctcctctactgtCGCAGTGGCAATGGCTCGTCCATAGACATCATCCCCTGCGACCATCAGGCAGCCGACGAGCTCCGGTCAGTTGCCCGACTTGATGGCGCCCCCGGCATCTTTCTGCAGGCCTGCTGTGACGGCCTCCTCATCTTGGGCACATGGAATAAGACGGATGAAGGCTACGCTATGATGGCCTCCATCTGCAACCCGGTCACTCGGCAATATGCTCCCGTACACCAGCTTGATGGCTTTACCTTCTTGGGGATGTACCCACACTGCCCTACCGACGAGTACCGACTATTGCTCTACCTGGCCCCGAGGTTCAAGGATGATGCTCAAAGTGGCTCCTACATCTTCACGTTAGGCTCCGACCAGCCGCCGAGACACATAGGGTGCCGTGATGCCAAGGAATTGCTGCATTCCCCCAGATCTGTCCATTTTCATGGTAGCCTGCATTGGCATACAGAGCGGCTAATAATGGTATTTGACACCACCTCAGAGTCGTTCCGGCAGATGCGCTCCCCAATTGTTCCTGACCATGTCATTGGCGACCTGTTTGAGATGAGTGACATGCTTGGCATGTTCAGTCTTAATGCTGAAGAGACAATTGTTGATATCTGGGTGATGCTGGACTATGAGAGCCAAGTCTGGGCCTCCAAAGGCCGGGTTGAGTTGCCGATTTCAGGGATTAGGTTGCAATTAGAAAAGTTTGACACTTGGTTGGATCTGGTGGCCGCATCTTGGAACGGTGATGACGTGCTCATGATGGTCAAATTTGAAGACGACTCCCTACTTCAGATTGACATTGATGGCAAGTTGGTTGCTAGTCTCCATCGCCGACTCCTCTATCCTACTCGACTTCGGCTCAAACAGTCTCTAGTTTCACATACCTTCTTTCCGACTCTAGAGGGTTATGTTGTCAATGCTTTGCCTTTCATCTGA